Below is a window of Pseudarthrobacter equi DNA.
TCAACCTTCCTCATCGGCTGCCTGCCGGACTTCAACACCGTAGGGTGGTGGGCTCCCGCGCTGCTGGTGCTGGCCCGCCTCTGCCAAGGCCTCTCAGCAGCCGGCGAACAGGCCGGTGCTTCCTCCATGACCCTGGAGCACGCCCCGGACAACCGCCGGTCCTTCTTCACGTCCTGGACCCTGACCGGTACCCAGGGCGGCCAAATCCTCGCAGCGCTGGTGTTCATCCCCGTCCTCGCCCTGCCGGACGAGATCAAGTACGGCATCGGCTGGCGCATCCCGTTCTGGCTCAGCGCAGTGGTGGTTGTGGTGGCGTTCTTCATCCGGCGCACCCTGCACGAGCCACCCGCCTTCGCGGAAGCCCAGAAGTCCGCCCAGATCTCCAAGCTTCCCGTCGCCGACCTCCTCAAGGGCCACTGGCGCGATGTGCTCCGCGTGATCTGCTGTGCCTTCATCGCCGCCGTGTCCACCGTGTTCGGTACCCTCGCCATCAGCTACGCCAAGACCGTGGCCGGCGTGGACGGCACCACCACACTGTGGCTCGTAGTGGGCGCCAACCTGGTAGCCCTGGGCACCCAGCCACTCTTCGGCATGCTGGCAGACAAGATCGGCCGCAAGCCCGTCTACATCTACGGCGCCCTGGCCAGTGCGGTGCTCACCCCGCTGTTCCTGCTGAGCCTGGAATCCGGCAGCGTCCCGCTGATGTTCCTGGCCGCGATCGGCATGTTCTCCTGCGGTTACGCCGCCGCCAACGCCGTATGGCCGTCCTTCTACGCCGAAATGTTCAGCACCAGGGTCCGCTTCTCCGGCCTGGCCATCGGCACGCAGCTGGGCTTCCTGATGGCAGGGTTCGCTCCGGCCATCGTGGCCGCGATGGGTGGCATCAAGCCGGGCGGCTGGGTGCAGATCAGCATCTTCACCGCGGTCATCTGCGTCATCGCTGCTGTCTCGGCCATGACGGCCAAGGAATCCTACAAGACCCCCACCAAGGAGCTCGGCCTCAAGTAGGCCCTCCGCCCGTACACTCCTTCCCGGTTAGCGACCGGACAAAGCCCGCCACCTCCTGCAAAGCCCGGCGGTGGCGGGCTTTTCCAAGCTGTGGGCAGCGGCGGGGTGCCGGTAACTGGGCAGGAGTGCACGACGGCGGCCCGGCAGCGGGCCTGCGCCCTGCATAATTAAGGCTTGCCGGTCTCCAGCACGGAAGCCAGGTCAAAGTTCACCGGCTCCTCCAGCTGCGCGTACGTGCAGGACTCCGGATCCCGGTCCGGCCGCCAGCGGTTGAACTGGGCGGTGTGGCGGAACCTCTCGCCTTCCATGTGGTCGTAGCGGACCTCCACCACCAGGTCGGGCCGGAGCGGCACGAAGGACAGGTCCTTCCCGGCGCTCCAGCGGCTGCCCTCGGCGTTGCGGTGCGTCCGCTCCCCGTCCTCCTGCTTCGCCCAGGCCCATGGGTGGTTGTCGAAGTCGGTCACCAGCGGCTGCAGCTCCTGGAAAAGCTCCTGCCGGCGCTTCATCGGGAAGGCGCCGATCACGCCCACGCTCGCCAGGCCGCCGTCGTCCTTGTACAGGCCCAGGAGCAGCGAGCCGATGACGTCCGGGCCGCTCTTGTGCAGCCGGTACCCGGCCACCACGCAGTCGGCGGTGCGTTCATGCTTGACCTTGAACATCGTCCGCTTGTCCGGCTGGTACGTTCCGTCCAGGCGTTTGGCCACCAAGCCGTCCAACCCTGCCCCTTCGAACTGCTCGAACCACTGGCTTGCCGTGTCCTTGTCCGTGGTGGCAGCGGTGAGGTGGACCGGAGCCTTGCTGGCCGCGAGCGCCTTTTCCAGGGCGGCCCGGCGTTCGGCGAAGGGCCTGCCGGTGTAGTCGTCACCGTCCAGGGCCAGGAGGTCGAAGGCCACGAAGGAGGCGGGCGTCTGCTCGGACAGGAGCTTCACCCGGCTGGCGGCGGGGTGGATGCGCTGCTGCAGGGTGTCGAAGTCCAGCCGGTCACCGGAGGCACCCACCAGGATGATTTCGCCGTCAACCACGCAGCGCTCCGGGAGGTTTTCCTTGAGTGCGGCCACGAGCTCGGGGAAGTAGCGGGTCATCGGTTTTTCGTTGCGGCTGCCGATCTCCAGCTCGTCTCCGTCGCGGAAGATGATGGACCGGAAGCCGTCCCATTTGGGTTCGTAGCTAAGGTCCCCGCCTTTCGGAATGCCGTCGATGCCGCTGACGGCCTTGGCAAGCATGGGCGGGACGGGCGGCATCACGGGAAGTTCCATGTGCCCATTCTTGCCCGGCAGGTGGCGGGGGCGGTACCCCCGGGACGCCCGGCGCGGCGCGGCCTTCGCCGGATTCAGCAGGCTCAGGCGGCCAGGAGCCAGACGATCAGGACCAGGACCGGGGCAGCCGCCGCCGTCGAAATGAGGATGGTCTCCCGCGCCACCGCCATGCCCCGGCCGTATCTGCTGGCGAAGAGGAACACGTTCTGGGCCGGCGGGAGCGCGGCCATGAGCACCACGCCCAGGAGCATGTGCGGTTCGAGGTTGAAGAGAAAACGGCCCACGACGTAGGCCACCGCGGGCATCACTGCGGACTTCAGCGCGGTGGCGGTAAGGATTTCGGCCGTGTGCCCGCCGCTCCGGAGCATTCGCGTACCGCGCAGTGACATCCCGAAGGCCAGCAGCACCACCGGCACCGCCGCACCGCCCAGCAGCGTCAGCGGCGCCATGACCGGTTCGGGCAGCTTCACGTGGAAGGCGGCCAGGACGGCTCCGAGGAGGGTGGCGATGATCATCGGGTTCCGGAAGGGCTGCGTCAGCATCAGCCGCGGCGAGAAGCGGCCCGCGGCGGAGAGGTCCAGGACGGTCAGGACCAGGGGTGCCAGCAGGAGCAGCTGGACCAGCAGCACCGGGGCCACCGGCGTGGCGTCACCCAGGGCGTACAGGGTGATGGGAATGCCGATGTTGTTGGCGTTGACGTAGGAACTGGCCATGGCACCCACGGCCGTGTCAGCCATGGGGCGGCGGAACCAGATACGGCTGGCGGCGACGTACAAGAGGGCAGTGATGGTGGCGGTGAGGAGGGCCAGCGGGACGTAGGCGGAGAACACCACGGAGATGTCGGATTTCAGCACCACGGTAAAGAGGAGCACCGGGTTGGTGATGAAGAAGGCGATCTTCGTCAGCGCGGAGACGGTGTGCTCGTCACCCAGTCCGCACCGCGCGGCCAGATAGCCCACGGCAATCACGGCACCGATTACGGCCAGCCCCACCAGCACGCCGCCCATAGGGGTACTTCCTTTCCCGTCCGCATTCCCGCACTGCGCAGGCCCAGCGGTATTACAAGTACCAAACTTATCGGTCAAGTACTGGTCCCCGTGCATCGCAAGCCCATGTCCTCGACACAGAGCGGCCCATAAGGGTAG
It encodes the following:
- a CDS encoding ATP-dependent DNA ligase, which translates into the protein MELPVMPPVPPMLAKAVSGIDGIPKGGDLSYEPKWDGFRSIIFRDGDELEIGSRNEKPMTRYFPELVAALKENLPERCVVDGEIILVGASGDRLDFDTLQQRIHPAASRVKLLSEQTPASFVAFDLLALDGDDYTGRPFAERRAALEKALAASKAPVHLTAATTDKDTASQWFEQFEGAGLDGLVAKRLDGTYQPDKRTMFKVKHERTADCVVAGYRLHKSGPDVIGSLLLGLYKDDGGLASVGVIGAFPMKRRQELFQELQPLVTDFDNHPWAWAKQEDGERTHRNAEGSRWSAGKDLSFVPLRPDLVVEVRYDHMEGERFRHTAQFNRWRPDRDPESCTYAQLEEPVNFDLASVLETGKP
- a CDS encoding AEC family transporter, which produces MGGVLVGLAVIGAVIAVGYLAARCGLGDEHTVSALTKIAFFITNPVLLFTVVLKSDISVVFSAYVPLALLTATITALLYVAASRIWFRRPMADTAVGAMASSYVNANNIGIPITLYALGDATPVAPVLLVQLLLLAPLVLTVLDLSAAGRFSPRLMLTQPFRNPMIIATLLGAVLAAFHVKLPEPVMAPLTLLGGAAVPVVLLAFGMSLRGTRMLRSGGHTAEILTATALKSAVMPAVAYVVGRFLFNLEPHMLLGVVLMAALPPAQNVFLFASRYGRGMAVARETILISTAAAAPVLVLIVWLLAA
- a CDS encoding MFS transporter encodes the protein MSQTLPSAGAGTATHTGTPKKAALASFLGSAVEYYDFFIFGSAAALIFPTVFFPSADANAAIMSFATFGFAYIARPVGAVILGHFGDRVGRQKVLMFTLVLMGASTFLIGCLPDFNTVGWWAPALLVLARLCQGLSAAGEQAGASSMTLEHAPDNRRSFFTSWTLTGTQGGQILAALVFIPVLALPDEIKYGIGWRIPFWLSAVVVVVAFFIRRTLHEPPAFAEAQKSAQISKLPVADLLKGHWRDVLRVICCAFIAAVSTVFGTLAISYAKTVAGVDGTTTLWLVVGANLVALGTQPLFGMLADKIGRKPVYIYGALASAVLTPLFLLSLESGSVPLMFLAAIGMFSCGYAAANAVWPSFYAEMFSTRVRFSGLAIGTQLGFLMAGFAPAIVAAMGGIKPGGWVQISIFTAVICVIAAVSAMTAKESYKTPTKELGLK